A window of the Lactuca sativa cultivar Salinas chromosome 7, Lsat_Salinas_v11, whole genome shotgun sequence genome harbors these coding sequences:
- the LOC111879566 gene encoding glutamate receptor 3.1 isoform X1 codes for MHNMEHKNCSLSMVFLAAMLGIYCMIDFVKASIVITEKRFTPELAYSKHGLRKGVMSRVIQDTSSRRRRSIQELGDTEQGDVCADIIGPQWNMSKKLKSPCPTLVVWVPKKDGFTEFVKVNEKLKVEGGFSIAIFCHALNLLPYAVQPIFRPFVDDMGKSNGTYYQLLEHIEGKTCEAVAGDVTIRGNRAQIVDFTIPYLNSEVYVLVHAAHEWNQTLWTFLRPFTWRLWITIVAVCIFTGVALAILEYRENNPSFSSPIYTQLIMVIWFPISTFFFHEGKIKNKCSKVVLVIWLSMIFIVIQIFTATLSSWLTLDQLRPRLPPTFENAGYQDGSFLKDLITEKYNCSDKQLIPLTSVEDYKSALTNGSVSAIVDELPYIELFLAKYGSEYMKFGPINQESGIAFAFPRGSPLLQDFSRGVINVTESETMMKMKEKYLGFSPADKSQPNQAPPQSLDVQSFIGLFIFMGIVIIAAIVTSEISIMRRNKKVLPVTSSSDT; via the exons ATGCACAATATGGAGCATAAGAACTGCAGTCTTTCCATGGTGTTTTTAGCTGCCATGCTTGGTATTTATTGCATGATTGACTTTGTGAAAGCATCTATAGTAATAACAGAAAAACGTTTTACTCCGGAATTAGCATATTCAAAACATGGATTGAGAAAAGGGGTGATGAGTAGAGTCATCCAAGATACATCTAGCCGCAGGAGAAGATCTATCCAGGAGCTAGGTGATACTGAACAGGGAGATGTATGTGCAG acattatAGGGCCACAATGGAATATGTCCAAGAAACTAAAAAGTCCATGTCCAACATTAGTAGTATGGGTGCCAAAGAAAGATGGCTTCACTGAGTTTGTCAAAGTGAATGAGAAATTAAAAGTTGAAGGTGGATTCTCGATTGCCATATTCTGCCATGCATTAAATTTATTACCATatgcagttcaacccatcttcagACCTTTCGTCGATGACATGGGGAAAAGTAATGGCACCTATTATCAACTTCTAGAGCACATTGAAGGGAAG ACTTGTGAAGCTGTCGCAGGTGATGTAACCATTCGGGGTAACAGAGCTCAAATTGTTGACTTTACAATTCCCTATTTGAATTCTGAAGTTTATGTGCTTGTGCATGCTGCCCACGAATGGAACCAAACCCTATGGACTTTCTTAAGACCTTTTACATGGAGACTATGGATCACAATCGTTGCTGTATGTATCTTCACTGGGGTTGCACTTGCAATTTTAGAATATCGGGAGAATAATCCTAGTTTTTCAAGCCCAATCTATACCCAACTCATAATGGTCATCTGGTTTCCTATATCGACATTCTTCTTCCATGAAG GAAAGATAAAAAATAAGTGCTCCAAAGTTGTGCTTGTGATCTGGCTAAGTATGATTTTCATAGTTATTCAAATTTTCACTGCTACTTTGTCCTCATGGTTAACACTAGATCAACTACGTCCAAGATTGCCTCCAACTTTCGAAAATGCTGGATACCAAGATGGTTCCTTTTTAAAAGATCTTATAACCGAAAAATACAATTGTTCTGACAAGCAGCTTATACCTCTCACAAGCGTTGAAGACTATAAAAGTGCTTTGACCAATGGCAGTGTAAGTGCTATTGTTGATGAGCTCCCCTACATCGAACTCTTTCTTGCTAAGTATGGCTCTGAATACATGAAGTTTGGACCAATAAACCAGGAATCTGGAATTGCATTT GCGTTTCCACGTGGATCTCCTTTATTGCAGGACTTTTCTAGGGGAGTCATTAATGTCACAGAAAGTGAAACTATGATGAAAATGAAGGAAAAATATCTTGGGTTCTCTCCAGCTGATAAATCACAGCCTAATCAAGCCCCACCACAAAGTCTTGATGTTCAGAGTTTTATTGGATTGTTCATATTCATGGGGATTGTTATTATAGCGGCTATTGTCACATCAGAAATTTCCATTATGCGTAGAAACAAGAAAGTCCTTCCTGTAACATCATCAAGTGATACATAG
- the LOC111879566 gene encoding glutamate receptor 3.1 isoform X2, with amino-acid sequence MHNMEHKNCSLSMVFLAAMLGIYCMIDFVKASIVITEKRFTPELAYSKHGLRKGVMSRVIQDTSSRRRRSIQELGDTEQGDVCADIIGPQWNMSKKLKSPCPTLVVWVPKKDGFTEFVKVNEKLKVEGGFSIAIFCHALNLLPYAVQPIFRPFVDDMGKSNGTYYQLLEHIEGKTCEAVAGDVTIRGNRAQIVDFTIPYLNSEVYVLVHAAHEWNQTLWTFLRPFTWRLWITIVAVCIFTGVALAILEYRENNPSFSSPIYTQLIMVIWFPISTFFFHEGKIKNKCSKVVLVIWLSMIFIVIQIFTATLSSWLTLDQLRPRLPPTFENAGYQDGSFLKDLITEKYNCSDKQLIPLTSVEDYKSALTNGSVSAIVDELPYIELFLAKYGSEYMKFGPINQESGIAFDFSRGVINVTESETMMKMKEKYLGFSPADKSQPNQAPPQSLDVQSFIGLFIFMGIVIIAAIVTSEISIMRRNKKVLPVTSSSDT; translated from the exons ATGCACAATATGGAGCATAAGAACTGCAGTCTTTCCATGGTGTTTTTAGCTGCCATGCTTGGTATTTATTGCATGATTGACTTTGTGAAAGCATCTATAGTAATAACAGAAAAACGTTTTACTCCGGAATTAGCATATTCAAAACATGGATTGAGAAAAGGGGTGATGAGTAGAGTCATCCAAGATACATCTAGCCGCAGGAGAAGATCTATCCAGGAGCTAGGTGATACTGAACAGGGAGATGTATGTGCAG acattatAGGGCCACAATGGAATATGTCCAAGAAACTAAAAAGTCCATGTCCAACATTAGTAGTATGGGTGCCAAAGAAAGATGGCTTCACTGAGTTTGTCAAAGTGAATGAGAAATTAAAAGTTGAAGGTGGATTCTCGATTGCCATATTCTGCCATGCATTAAATTTATTACCATatgcagttcaacccatcttcagACCTTTCGTCGATGACATGGGGAAAAGTAATGGCACCTATTATCAACTTCTAGAGCACATTGAAGGGAAG ACTTGTGAAGCTGTCGCAGGTGATGTAACCATTCGGGGTAACAGAGCTCAAATTGTTGACTTTACAATTCCCTATTTGAATTCTGAAGTTTATGTGCTTGTGCATGCTGCCCACGAATGGAACCAAACCCTATGGACTTTCTTAAGACCTTTTACATGGAGACTATGGATCACAATCGTTGCTGTATGTATCTTCACTGGGGTTGCACTTGCAATTTTAGAATATCGGGAGAATAATCCTAGTTTTTCAAGCCCAATCTATACCCAACTCATAATGGTCATCTGGTTTCCTATATCGACATTCTTCTTCCATGAAG GAAAGATAAAAAATAAGTGCTCCAAAGTTGTGCTTGTGATCTGGCTAAGTATGATTTTCATAGTTATTCAAATTTTCACTGCTACTTTGTCCTCATGGTTAACACTAGATCAACTACGTCCAAGATTGCCTCCAACTTTCGAAAATGCTGGATACCAAGATGGTTCCTTTTTAAAAGATCTTATAACCGAAAAATACAATTGTTCTGACAAGCAGCTTATACCTCTCACAAGCGTTGAAGACTATAAAAGTGCTTTGACCAATGGCAGTGTAAGTGCTATTGTTGATGAGCTCCCCTACATCGAACTCTTTCTTGCTAAGTATGGCTCTGAATACATGAAGTTTGGACCAATAAACCAGGAATCTGGAATTGCATTT GACTTTTCTAGGGGAGTCATTAATGTCACAGAAAGTGAAACTATGATGAAAATGAAGGAAAAATATCTTGGGTTCTCTCCAGCTGATAAATCACAGCCTAATCAAGCCCCACCACAAAGTCTTGATGTTCAGAGTTTTATTGGATTGTTCATATTCATGGGGATTGTTATTATAGCGGCTATTGTCACATCAGAAATTTCCATTATGCGTAGAAACAAGAAAGTCCTTCCTGTAACATCATCAAGTGATACATAG
- the LOC111879566 gene encoding glutamate receptor 3.1 isoform X3 — protein sequence MHNMEHKNCSLSMVFLAAMLGIYCMIDFVKASIVITEKRFTPELAYSKHGLRKGVMSRVIQDTSSRRRRSIQELGDTEQGDVCAVQPIFRPFVDDMGKSNGTYYQLLEHIEGKTCEAVAGDVTIRGNRAQIVDFTIPYLNSEVYVLVHAAHEWNQTLWTFLRPFTWRLWITIVAVCIFTGVALAILEYRENNPSFSSPIYTQLIMVIWFPISTFFFHEGKIKNKCSKVVLVIWLSMIFIVIQIFTATLSSWLTLDQLRPRLPPTFENAGYQDGSFLKDLITEKYNCSDKQLIPLTSVEDYKSALTNGSVSAIVDELPYIELFLAKYGSEYMKFGPINQESGIAFAFPRGSPLLQDFSRGVINVTESETMMKMKEKYLGFSPADKSQPNQAPPQSLDVQSFIGLFIFMGIVIIAAIVTSEISIMRRNKKVLPVTSSSDT from the exons ATGCACAATATGGAGCATAAGAACTGCAGTCTTTCCATGGTGTTTTTAGCTGCCATGCTTGGTATTTATTGCATGATTGACTTTGTGAAAGCATCTATAGTAATAACAGAAAAACGTTTTACTCCGGAATTAGCATATTCAAAACATGGATTGAGAAAAGGGGTGATGAGTAGAGTCATCCAAGATACATCTAGCCGCAGGAGAAGATCTATCCAGGAGCTAGGTGATACTGAACAGGGAGATGTATGTGCAG ttcaacccatcttcagACCTTTCGTCGATGACATGGGGAAAAGTAATGGCACCTATTATCAACTTCTAGAGCACATTGAAGGGAAG ACTTGTGAAGCTGTCGCAGGTGATGTAACCATTCGGGGTAACAGAGCTCAAATTGTTGACTTTACAATTCCCTATTTGAATTCTGAAGTTTATGTGCTTGTGCATGCTGCCCACGAATGGAACCAAACCCTATGGACTTTCTTAAGACCTTTTACATGGAGACTATGGATCACAATCGTTGCTGTATGTATCTTCACTGGGGTTGCACTTGCAATTTTAGAATATCGGGAGAATAATCCTAGTTTTTCAAGCCCAATCTATACCCAACTCATAATGGTCATCTGGTTTCCTATATCGACATTCTTCTTCCATGAAG GAAAGATAAAAAATAAGTGCTCCAAAGTTGTGCTTGTGATCTGGCTAAGTATGATTTTCATAGTTATTCAAATTTTCACTGCTACTTTGTCCTCATGGTTAACACTAGATCAACTACGTCCAAGATTGCCTCCAACTTTCGAAAATGCTGGATACCAAGATGGTTCCTTTTTAAAAGATCTTATAACCGAAAAATACAATTGTTCTGACAAGCAGCTTATACCTCTCACAAGCGTTGAAGACTATAAAAGTGCTTTGACCAATGGCAGTGTAAGTGCTATTGTTGATGAGCTCCCCTACATCGAACTCTTTCTTGCTAAGTATGGCTCTGAATACATGAAGTTTGGACCAATAAACCAGGAATCTGGAATTGCATTT GCGTTTCCACGTGGATCTCCTTTATTGCAGGACTTTTCTAGGGGAGTCATTAATGTCACAGAAAGTGAAACTATGATGAAAATGAAGGAAAAATATCTTGGGTTCTCTCCAGCTGATAAATCACAGCCTAATCAAGCCCCACCACAAAGTCTTGATGTTCAGAGTTTTATTGGATTGTTCATATTCATGGGGATTGTTATTATAGCGGCTATTGTCACATCAGAAATTTCCATTATGCGTAGAAACAAGAAAGTCCTTCCTGTAACATCATCAAGTGATACATAG